Part of the Triticum urartu cultivar G1812 chromosome 2, Tu2.1, whole genome shotgun sequence genome, CCGGTCACAAACCGGTCGGCGAGATGAACGTCAAGTGTAAGTGTACGCTAGCATAGCACTTACTATGCGGCAAAAACCTACTATCATCATCAAAATCCAAAGACTCCAAACCAATATATTACAGCAACCAGCAAGGACTGTCACAACATGAAAAACCACCAGGACTTCGAAATCCTACTCGACAGTGAGAGAATCGTTGTCCATCTATGTGTCATCGCAGGCAGTGTAGTGGACATCCTGCTCCGGTGCTCCCAGCCATTAGCCAGCATCGTGATCCTTGGAATCGATGCAAGTAGCCGGACGCCGGTATAATTTGGCTCCGGGTAGCCTGTTGGAGTTGAACTAGTGTAGTTGAGGAGAAAGTATCCGCTAGAAACCAACCTTCAATGCAAACATGGAAAGTCCAATATGAACCGTTGGATGCAACGTGGACGAACTACATAACGTTTTTGCAAAGAAACGCCCGCCTGGTTTGCTTCATGTTTGCACAAAACCACtcctcttttcttcttcttaacTTTGAACCCCAAAAGAGCCGGTTCAAACGACATCATAGAGGAAAAAAAAATCAGATCAAAGCATCAGCCGGGAGAGTGCCACGGCCGTTCGTCGCTGTTACTTGATTCGTTCGCGAGACGACGCCGAATGAGGCATGTCTCCTCCGTGGTTGTTTTCATTTGATTCGCTCCGCATGTATTTGTGTTGGTTAGGTTTCCTCTTTGTTCTAGTGAGACCGTACGTGGTCGTGTGTATCCACAGTTCTCGTTCAGATGGTGTGCGGCTGGCATGTCCTTTGCAACGGCACTGTTGATGGATCCCGGAATTGACGCAACAACTTTTTGCACACAAAATTGGAACCTTTCCGCCTCCATTCGTCGGAAGGAGCTTGAGGTGAATCTGAGTTGTCCGATCTGAGGGAATAATGCCAATCAGAACAACGCTGACCTAAATGAAAGCAGTCTACTAAATTTAAGCCTTCATAAAAAAAATCCTTCTCTAATTAAGCTATGGCTGTGGGGGCAGCGGCACCCCCAGTAGTACATGTAGCTCCACCCCTGCCACCGGGGGATAGCTCGCCGTCGCCGGTCTGGCATATGTTGTCTCGATGCTGGTTGTTTACAGAAATCCGCAGCAGAAACAAAGAAAGAAATCTTCTCTTTTTTATTTCTGAACTTGTTGCTAAGGATTGTAATTCTATGAGTGTGGAATAAAACACCCTATTtccatcacacacacacacacacacaaaaaaaaaaaATCTCCTGTTTGGAGTAATATTGAGAGGGGCATCACAGAGGGGGATTTGTGCAAACATGGAATATGCAAGGCGGGCTTTTTACTTTCTCGTAGTTGAGCGCCAAGTAGCACATTACTAAATAAAAATTGCGGGGGAAGTAGCACATTACTGGGCCCTGTGTGATTTAGTGGTGGGCATATTTTAGGCTTTTAGCACCTTAGTTTGGACCTGGCTAAAATTATTGTCATCGTGGTCCGGTAGAGGAATAATAGCCCGTTCGTGTTCCCGCAAatgaagaaaagaaagaaaaagacaGCCAGCTGAGGTACGCAGGAACACATTGCTGTCATCAGGCGCCTTCCTGCCAATCTGACTCTCTGATATGAAAGGGATGGACCGGTGTACGTCAGTACGGACTAGTAGATGGTACATGCGTGCGCGGTATCTCTTCCATGGAGAAAACAAAAATTTAAGTCCCGAGGCCGGCCGGAAGGAGAATGGAGGAAACTTCCAGGAAGTATCCCACTGGCACCGGACGGCGCACACACCCGCGAATAATCGCTACGCCTTTCCCTTTCGTCGACGTCGACAGCAGCTGAGCAGCGACGGAAGGAAAATGCCAAGACGGACGAGCTATAAAACCCACTGCGACGGCCGGCGCCACTTCCAACACCAACAAATCCCGCTACCCCTCCCTCCAAAGAAGCCCACGCCGACGGGCGACGGCGAACCATGCCTGATGTTCGCTGCCCGCAGTACCTCGACTTGAGTTGCAGCCCCAATCATGCGCCGCGTCCTCCTTCCTGTGTCTCGCCGCCGATTTGCATAGGCCTCGTCGCTGCGTCCGTGGCCATCCTACTCGCCCTCTGGTTCCGTCGGCCCCTTTTCGAGCAGTTGCCAGATGGGGGTGCCGATCAGAACCCGGTGATTGCAGAGGAGGTCGACGAGATCGCCGCCTCCATCCCAGAGGCTCTGGCGCCGTCCCAAGCCGAGGCCTACCTGTCGGACGGCGGCAGCAGCGACGGCGAAGACAAAGCAAGCCGGGTGCTTGAACGGACAGTGGTCTTCATCAATGCTGCCATCGACAGCAGGTACGTACTACCCCAATCTTTTCTACTTACTCTGATTCTCTGCTATTCAGTACTCCTACTACTGTATGTTACTTCCGTGCCTACCAACAAGGGGTGGTGGAGCGGAGACGGGACAAAGGATTGAGAGGTGGGGGGAGGACGAGGGGAGAGATTTGATTGATCAATTTAAGTATACGAGGGCCGACAACTTATATCAACCTTAAATTAAGTGCGCTGGACGTTTAACTTTTGTTTCCCAGAATTGCTAATTTTCAGTCAACTGACTATTAATTCAGTTTCGATCGAATTTTTTATCCGTCCTATCATGTGCTATGATTGAATTCCCAATTTGTTTTCCTGTGTAGAATAGTATCATTCCCTCCAAGCCTACAATATGCATCGTGTATTTATTTTCTAATGTATGTTTGGTATTAATATTCTCATCGTAAGCATTACACTCTGTTTTGGGTGTACTGTTTTATTCATGTGGGTTTACTATTTATCTTTTTTGCGATATCACATGGGTCTATTATtctagtactccctctgttcacttttataagaccttggaGACATTttagacaatgtgcaaaacaacCTATTTTAAGTTGTTtaaaacgacttacaaaagtgaacggagggagtactacagtTGTTAGTCATGCACATCAGTTACAAAATTCATTACTTGTATTTTTGGTTGGTAGTCATGTGTAATTGTTATTTATTTGTTATCGATCAGCTGAAAATTTAGAATGAAGGTGAATTCCTTTTAAGTCAATTGTCAAATCAAAATTAGACTCTAAACTGTAGAGGATGAACTGGACCTTTTTCCTCACCGCAAAGAGAGAGAAAATTCGAGAACTTTATTATATAAGGGTAGTGGTTCCAAGAGGGGCACATGGCATGAGCCATGTGGATGAAGAATTGACAATTACAGTTGGAGGAGAAACGAAACTAGAGCAGGTTCTTCCTTTCTTGTTGGCTGAAATGGTGAGAAGGAGAACTTCTGATACATGTTAGACTTGATGCATATAATCAATTGGCACATTGAATATAGGATGACTTATTACAGTGAGAAAAGGGCAAATGATGAAATACACCTAAAATATGAGAAATACTCACCTGCATAACTGTTTGCAGTCTGCTAACTATTTACTTATCTCTAGCTCTCTATGCAAATAATGTAGATTTTTTTCTTAGATTGACCCCTAAATTATGTGATTCAAATTATTTTAAATAGTTTGTAACAAGATTTTTTGAACAGATCTGGTGAGGTTTCTGGAATTGTTAACAATATGTTGAATGCTTTGGGTGGAATACTTCTGAACATCCATAGCTGCAACTGCCATGAATCCACCATTCATCCAGCAAATGGTCTTCTTATACAAGCTTTGGCTATTTTCTGTGGTAACACAGATAGGGTGCAGTCAATATTTGCCACCGGGGATTACACCATCGAACCTTACACTGAAGTGTTTGATTGTTGGGTATCCAAGCTTGAGGAAGACGCGGAATGGATATGCCCAGGTGAAAAGAGTCGAAAGTACATATTCCTATTGAATAACACATATAATGTTTGGCAATTGATGCTCTGTCCTGGGGCATCCTTTTCAAATGTAGAATTGGTGAGTAGGCTCATTTCCATGATCCATCAATACAGGAGGAGCTACTTTGAAGAGTGTTGGGTTCCTCTGAACAACTCACACCGTCCGGATATGTTTACCGCCGACTTCCTTATTATCTGTAATCGCCAGATGACATGGAAGGTTACAGCGGAGCTCAAGTATGAATTGCGGCAGGAGATTGTGGGTTTGATTGTTCCACTGTACGAGGCTTCCTTATTTGCACTTGATGCAAATCGAAGCCGACTTTCAGAGATCCTTCGGTGGTTAAAACGAGTAATGGCAGGAAAGAAGAAACAAAAGAAGTACACTGTGGAGGAATTGGAAAGGGTGATAAGAGAGTTGTTCGAAGGATGAACAACTAGCTACTGGGGCAGAGAGGACACTTGATTTTTAGAGGACCGATACATTTATCATACGTATGCTGATgttctcttgatctcttagcaaGAAAAATAAGTCATCTTTTTCATTGAATGAGGGTGTATTCTTTTAGTCACATATGTTCTACTTTAACTCTAATCACTCCATAAGTTTACAAGCATCTAACCATTAATTGTTAGAGATAGCATTAAAGAGATAAACCATTGTATAATGTTTTGTTCTTTTCTCTGGATGACAATGTGGAATGCATAAGATAAAAATGTCTTATCAATGATTGTTAGTTTAGTTGTATTTGAGCATGTATAGTTATGTCTCTTGGAACGGATTTTTTTTGTGACATATGAAAACTTTTATTATCCCCGATCAAAGATGCGCATAGTCGAATTTGTTGCCCTGTTTGTTACAAAGACAAAAAAAATGTCTTCATTCAAAAGAGGGAAAATACCGAACGAACACCAAAAAACTAGACAAAACATGTCAACAAAGACCACTTGTTAAAAAACTAAATGGCTTATAGCTAACACGTCATCCAAGCCAAAAACTAGATTTCAACATCATTTAGACGTATCCATAAAAAGAACTACTTCACCAACAAAAACAAAAAGGACTTGATGATTTAGAGTATCTCCAACGCCGACCGTCAAACCGTCCAGATCATGTGGTCCAGACGTGTTGTGTCATCCAATATGGGCCTGTATTATAACACCTACAGACTGTTCGCCTTTCTCCATTAAACTCGTGCGTGTgccgagaaacctactccggtCACATGTCCGTTCGCGAGCCGCCCGGCATTAAACACAACGCCGGTTGGCTCCTCGCGTCCACCCGCTATTTAAACGAGCCCAAACATCGGACAAAAATCACATTACACTCCGCTTCCATCTCCTTGCACCATTTTCTCCATAATCTCCATGGCATCCAGCGGAGCAGGAAGATGAGTTCTCTGGTATAAAAGTCCGCTAGGTGGCTCGTCGAGCCCGCCGGATACAAGCTAGATAACTATCTGCTCCACCTTCCTCAACGCCCAAACCCATCAGTACAATGGGCGAGGCTGCAGGCACGCAAGCAAAGGAGCAAGCCGCTGCTCCTAGCGGTGCTTGATGCAGCAAGTCCTCGTTGCTCCAAGTCAGCTCACAGAGGAGTTGCCAGTGGCTACACGCCAGCATGCGGAGGAGAACAATGGCATGTGCACCGTGGCTGCCGTGGACGCCGCTGTGTCGTCACGCTCCTCCCGCGCCAACAGCCGCGCCATCCGCCACAAACGTTGGCAGAGCCACGCCTTGACGGTGGAGGCGACCagtgttggagatatgccctagaggcaatcatgtatgatgatatttcctacgtgtttatgaataaagatagtcctcgaacattatcaatgatgtgtatcagcaagtacgtgacttgtttgtgggactatgcattgtatgatgaacgtcctaaaaggtccctggtcgaaagggctgtgtggatgCACAACCAACTAGACTAgtatatgacacggtcgatggcttggtctcactagccatggggcattggatgctaaccggataatatggactcggaaggatctggtcggatttgacgtagtcggatccgagttgagataaggttcgagtcggacagacccaactatgagacgcagcaatatgtcatctgtgagtctctagtacaacatacgttCTGTGTCCTAATTAAGACCTGAGCAGGCGCATGTACTCAGGATGGtaacagacttgctttgggccaaccaaacgctactccgtgactgggtaggtacaaaggtaggtttcgggtttgtccagacccatgctgcgagacatggtcgagcaagatgggatttgcccctccaagaaggagagatatactctgggtccctcgtgtgatccgaccaggataagcatggtcatgcgacaaggattatgagataatctggtttgtggtcggcatcactggaacgagaaagaggttgggctagcacaaggatgacagactcgccttgagcccgacgacatatatcatgtggcaaaaggaatggaagtgtgatgtacaggttcgcctaaccagcttcatcgTCTGCTTGGTggtcggcatgccttgctagaggcctcTACCAGCCATGTAGtccggaggtgatccgaactgcgaccaagccggcttgaacctaaggggtcgtgcgcttaagggaaggaacctacgaggtcggatccgaggacactggtcggatgtgatccgagctgtattcggattgtggccgagtagacttattgtctttagggtccgtgcgagacCCAAGTATTGAGCCCGCGACGGACACCTATATAAAGTGGGGTGCGGCAAACTCATGCGGTTGATCGCTTCGGtactgtcactagggtttgcatgtgttgcgaatagacacctccactcgccgctggttgtgtgatcggacctagcagtccgccgcacgacgttcctcctgcacgcgcggataccgttagaggtggtgcacttgcgccgctccagCGAACTTGTACGTGGGAACTGACGACTGGCTGTatgagggagatcggacgagaaGGAGACGATCCAcacggacgcgctgccccaactcttcttccgctgcacggcactgcgcgtctagtggtaacgaactgtgatccatctcccgtagcatgttcttggttgttctgtgcgtaggaaaatttcaATTTGCAatcgacgcaccctaccgtagatcccaacagtggtatcagagccaggttataggatttggattcagttcgtatgcatattagatatgtggaggcGATAGATGAGATCTGTTGTCGTTGATGAGATCGGCCATGTGCACGGTTGATGTGATCAACTGCACATCTGGATCATTGTGGCTATGCTTTCTGATGATCGGAGTCGATGAGGTCGTGACACAACCTACCCCTACCGGTCGATATCCGCCATCAGGGTTAACAGTGGAATGTAAATCTGAATCGGGCTCGTAATGATCGATAAGATCGGTCAGATCAGAGAATTCGGCGAGATCGGAGTTCAGATATGATCTATGATCTAGGACCGCCGTGTGCGTAGCGCCTTGTATCTCGTACACGATCACTCAAACCGGTAGAATGCGATTCTATGCGTAACTTTATTTTGCAGGTTTAatgtgaatagtatggctcatgtgtatgtga contains:
- the LOC125540678 gene encoding uncharacterized protein LOC125540678 isoform X2; the encoded protein is MPDVRCPQYLDLSCSPNHAPRPPSCVSPPICIGLVAASVAILLALWFRRPLFEQLPDGGADQNPVIAEEVDEIAASIPEALAPSQAEAYLSDGGSSDGEDKASRVLERTVVFINAAIDSRSGEVSGIVNNMLNALGGILLNIHSCNCHESTIHPANGLLIQALAIFCGNTDRVQSIFATGDYTIEPYTEVFDCWVSKLEEDAEWICPGGATLKSVGFL
- the LOC125540678 gene encoding uncharacterized protein LOC125540678 isoform X1, with the protein product MPDVRCPQYLDLSCSPNHAPRPPSCVSPPICIGLVAASVAILLALWFRRPLFEQLPDGGADQNPVIAEEVDEIAASIPEALAPSQAEAYLSDGGSSDGEDKASRVLERTVVFINAAIDSRSGEVSGIVNNMLNALGGILLNIHSCNCHESTIHPANGLLIQALAIFCGNTDRVQSIFATGDYTIEPYTEVFDCWVSKLEEDAEWICPGEKSRKYIFLLNNTYNVWQLMLCPGASFSNVELVSRLISMIHQYRRSYFEECWVPLNNSHRPDMFTADFLIICNRQMTWKVTAELKYELRQEIVGLIVPLYEASLFALDANRSRLSEILRWLKRVMAGKKKQKKYTVEELERVIRELFEG